A section of the Candidatus Bathyarchaeota archaeon genome encodes:
- the cas4a gene encoding type I-A CRISPR-associated protein Cas4/Csa1 gives MKITEFKLRGEIAGLYFLSDLEHKYLIHRLLTVAREVGVSPELRGWNWHEAPLKPYYEDIKLPMYVVCSKYCPTDRDVYLSQVEKAKGILNLKMALGKMLHGAVSDSLQAFIQRRKLDFESWLQKVRWNEIPAKREDVLKPAEMVWHYVIKQCEAKYAEIAARQPYASEQDLMASTVPFLIEHKISGELLGLSGLLSLDCYDYLRAIMFDLKVESEPQDWHRLAPVGYAIVFESVYEVPVNICCTIYLNLRDDKITVKKDLFFANDELRNWWIEERDRKLEIVAEKRDPGKPSQSSQCDNNCIYYKLCYT, from the coding sequence ATGAAAATCACAGAGTTTAAGCTTAGAGGGGAAATAGCCGGATTGTACTTCTTATCCGATTTAGAGCATAAATATCTCATACATAGGCTTCTGACTGTAGCCCGAGAGGTAGGGGTAAGCCCTGAGCTTAGAGGTTGGAACTGGCATGAAGCGCCTCTAAAGCCGTACTATGAGGACATCAAGCTACCGATGTATGTTGTCTGCTCCAAATACTGTCCAACCGATAGGGATGTCTATCTCAGTCAGGTGGAGAAAGCAAAAGGAATCTTAAACCTAAAGATGGCATTGGGCAAGATGCTCCATGGAGCCGTAAGCGATTCCCTGCAAGCCTTCATTCAGAGACGCAAATTGGATTTTGAGTCTTGGTTACAGAAAGTTCGTTGGAATGAAATTCCAGCAAAACGTGAAGATGTATTGAAGCCAGCTGAAATGGTTTGGCATTATGTAATTAAGCAATGTGAAGCAAAATATGCTGAGATTGCAGCTCGACAACCATACGCGTCTGAGCAAGACCTAATGGCATCCACTGTACCATTCCTCATCGAACATAAAATTTCAGGAGAGCTCCTAGGCCTAAGCGGCTTGTTAAGTCTAGACTGTTATGACTACTTACGGGCGATCATGTTTGATTTAAAAGTAGAAAGCGAACCTCAAGACTGGCATCGTTTGGCACCTGTAGGCTACGCTATTGTCTTTGAAAGCGTATACGAAGTGCCCGTCAACATCTGCTGTACCATATACCTGAACCTACGGGATGATAAGATCACAGTAAAGAAGGATCTGTTCTTTGCCAACGACGAGTTGAGAAACTGGTGGATTGAAGAACGAGACAGAAAGCTTGAGATAGTTGCTGAAAAGAGAGATCCCGGCAAGCCATCTCAAAGTTCCCAATGCGATAATAACTGCATTTACTATAAATTGTGTTATACCTAA